The Paeniglutamicibacter sulfureus genome includes a region encoding these proteins:
- the rpsR gene encoding 30S ribosomal protein S18, with product MAKAELRKPKPKSNPLKAADITVIDYKDVALLRKFISDRGKIRARRVTGVSVQEQRKIAQAIKNAREVALLPYSGAGRG from the coding sequence ATGGCTAAGGCTGAACTCCGTAAGCCCAAACCAAAGTCCAACCCCTTGAAGGCCGCTGACATCACTGTCATCGACTACAAGGACGTAGCATTGCTGCGCAAGTTCATTTCCGATCGCGGAAAGATCCGCGCCCGTCGCGTTACCGGTGTTTCCGTACAGGAACAGCGCAAGATCGCACAGGCCATCAAGAACGCGCGTGAAGTAGCCTTGCTGCCTTACTCCGGCGCTGGCCGCGGCTAA
- a CDS encoding single-stranded DNA-binding protein, translated as MAGETVITVIGNLTADPELRFTPSGSAVANFTIASTPRTFDRQTNEWKDGDTLFLRASVWREAAENVAETLTKGMRVIAQGRLKSRSYETKEGEKRNVTELEVDEIGPSLRYASAKVTRTQRSGAGGGGGFGGQQNAGANAGGFSGGNQGGGGGFGGGNAGGNSGGGWNAPANDPWGAPAGGNNGGWGNPGSDEPPF; from the coding sequence ATGGCAGGCGAGACAGTCATTACGGTTATTGGTAATTTGACCGCTGACCCGGAACTGCGTTTCACCCCGTCAGGATCGGCAGTGGCGAACTTCACCATTGCTTCGACCCCGCGAACCTTCGACCGCCAGACCAATGAATGGAAGGACGGCGACACGCTGTTCCTCCGTGCGTCGGTGTGGCGTGAGGCTGCCGAAAACGTCGCCGAGACGTTGACCAAGGGCATGCGCGTCATCGCCCAGGGCCGCCTCAAGTCGCGTTCCTACGAAACAAAGGAAGGCGAAAAGCGTAACGTCACCGAGCTTGAGGTCGATGAAATCGGCCCGTCGCTGCGTTACGCTTCCGCAAAGGTCACCCGCACCCAGCGCTCCGGCGCCGGCGGTGGTGGTGGCTTTGGTGGCCAACAGAACGCAGGCGCAAATGCCGGCGGCTTCAGCGGTGGCAACCAAGGCGGCGGCGGTGGATTCGGTGGCGGCAACGCTGGCGGAAACTCCGGCGGCGGCTGGAATGCACCGGCGAACGATCCATGGGGTGCTCCTGCCGGAGGAAACAACGGCGGATGGGGCAACCCGGGTTCCGACGAACCACCCTTCTAA